The following nucleotide sequence is from Malania oleifera isolate guangnan ecotype guangnan chromosome 4, ASM2987363v1, whole genome shotgun sequence.
GCCATACGTGTATGTGGAACAACCATCATATGAATTGTTTTTGTGCAATTTTAATTAAGTTTATGGGTTTGAGAATTTGAGCAGGTTGCAGGAATGCAGATTTGAGGCTGGCTCCCCCAATCTCTTCAAAGACTAGAGAAACAAAGAAAGATCCGAATGCTCCAATAGGGCTAAGAACTGCATACCAGATCTTCTTGAGGAAGGAATGTTTGAGGTTGAAAATGTTGCAAGGAGAGAACTTGAGAACGATCCACGGTGCAAATGTCCGGGATCAGGCAATTGATGCATGGAGGTATCTTTCCGGGAATGATCGACAGGTAAACTACCTAGAACTTTTCTTTCTTATTCTTTCCAATTCCAGCTGCCAACGTATTGATTCAATATATTTACTGACGTACTAATTCCTCTTGTTTTGGATAGAATGGACTGTTGTTTCTGAAGTTTCaatcattaagaaaaatcaaatgttaatgaaTTGTAGAAGAAAAAATTTAGTCATTGATTtactatatatatctatatatattttctaacTCATATTCCTTGATAATCAAGTAAGAAAAAGTAATGGATTCATTCATTTGTagtttcttttccatttcttggCTTTCAAGTTCCGCTAAGCTTTAGCAAATTGGTGTGGACATAAATGCTGATCTTCATGAATAACTTCCAAATCCAAAACTTATTAGTACTTCTTTATTCCCTGGGTAATTTTTACAGCCATACATTGAGGAAAGTAGGAAGGACAAGGAAAGATACAAGCAGGAAATGGCCATCTACAAACTATCTCGACAGAGTGGGGAAGATGCGAAAGCAAATGCAAACAAAAATGACATGCCCCCGAACACAGATGGTGACTACCATGTGACTTTGCCACCTTATACAAGCCCTTCCCTGGCCGATGAATCCATGGCTGAGATAACCACCGGAATGATGAAAAATGCACTGCCAAACGACCCCTTGTTTCATATCAACTGGGATGACTATTGTGGATCAC
It contains:
- the LOC131153519 gene encoding high mobility group B protein 10-like; amino-acid sequence: MEMQEEKEKSPPMEASGQSSDQFYEKLTKLYELSGLCLLFDFRKTILDLHLFYNEVTARGGFHQVSKDGKWDDLVSALNLNSSIPELPLQLQKLYANVLYKFEHMYFYRTSAAASDDTVDVGESSTRKWKHSDSSQLSVDNSTIEDGPMGKRKCSNNSGQLTGCRNADLRLAPPISSKTRETKKDPNAPIGLRTAYQIFLRKECLRLKMLQGENLRTIHGANVRDQAIDAWRYLSGNDRQPYIEESRKDKERYKQEMAIYKLSRQSGEDAKANANKNDMPPNTDGDYHVTLPPYTSPSLADESMAEITTGMMKNALPNDPLFHINWDDYCGSLDIPT